In the genome of Paracoccus tegillarcae, one region contains:
- the metF gene encoding methylenetetrahydrofolate reductase [NAD(P)H], whose protein sequence is MTVSTPKISFEFFPPKTLEASFALWETARALAPMEPDFVSVTYGAGGTTRQLTHEAVTTIQKNYGLNVAAHLTCVDASREETLAIVQSYADAGVREIVALRGDAPKGQDGFSPHADGFANSIELIEAIAARGDMNIRVGAYPEPHPDSPSTDADVDWLKRKIDAGATSAITQFFFEADTFFRFRDKCVAAGIDAPIIPGILPVQSWAGTKRFAKMCGTTVPQWADEAFTAAARDGEGREELLATAICTELCDDLIRGGVDRLHFYTLNRPGLTRDVCAALGVQPTRELRAVA, encoded by the coding sequence ATGACCGTCAGCACGCCGAAAATCAGCTTTGAATTCTTCCCGCCCAAAACGCTGGAAGCATCCTTTGCCCTGTGGGAAACCGCACGCGCGCTGGCCCCGATGGAGCCCGATTTCGTCTCGGTCACCTATGGCGCGGGCGGCACCACGCGGCAATTGACCCATGAGGCGGTGACGACGATCCAGAAGAATTATGGCCTGAACGTCGCCGCGCATCTGACCTGTGTCGACGCCTCGCGCGAGGAAACATTGGCCATCGTGCAATCCTATGCCGATGCCGGTGTACGCGAAATCGTGGCCCTGCGCGGCGATGCGCCCAAGGGTCAGGACGGCTTTAGCCCCCATGCTGACGGATTTGCCAACTCGATCGAGTTGATCGAGGCGATTGCAGCGCGCGGCGACATGAATATCCGCGTCGGCGCCTATCCCGAACCGCATCCCGACAGCCCCTCAACCGATGCCGATGTTGACTGGCTCAAGCGCAAGATCGACGCCGGTGCGACCAGCGCGATCACCCAGTTCTTCTTTGAGGCGGACACATTTTTCCGCTTTCGCGACAAATGCGTGGCCGCAGGTATCGACGCCCCGATCATTCCGGGCATCCTGCCGGTCCAAAGCTGGGCGGGCACCAAGCGCTTTGCCAAGATGTGCGGCACGACGGTCCCGCAATGGGCGGACGAGGCCTTTACCGCCGCCGCCCGCGATGGCGAAGGCCGCGAAGAGTTGCTGGCAACCGCGATCTGCACCGAGTTGTGCGATGATCTGATCCGCGGCGGCGTGGACCGGCTGCATTTCTACACGCTGAACCGCCCGGGCCTGACCCGCGATGTCTGCGCCGCCCTGGGCGTTCAGCCGACGCGCGAACTCAGGGCCGTGGCCTGA
- a CDS encoding FAD-dependent oxidoreductase, which yields MKLRIAITGAGIGGLSAALLAHAESHDVTLFEQFDRPGPVGSGLVIQPVGLAVLDLIGAGEEARALSCPILRMYGDTAKGDRTVLDVPYPTGAPGRAFQRAGLFDLLWRRVTAVGIPTVTSARVTAAPLDRDRRLIRLADGRAFGPFDLVVDAAGAGSHLSPIQTRPLSYGAIWGTVP from the coding sequence ATGAAACTGCGAATCGCCATAACCGGGGCCGGTATCGGCGGCCTCTCTGCCGCTTTGCTGGCCCATGCCGAGAGCCATGACGTCACCCTTTTCGAGCAGTTCGATAGACCCGGCCCTGTCGGGTCTGGGCTGGTGATCCAGCCCGTAGGCCTTGCCGTGCTTGACCTGATCGGTGCGGGAGAGGAGGCGCGGGCGCTTTCCTGCCCTATACTCAGAATGTATGGCGACACGGCCAAGGGTGATCGGACGGTGCTGGATGTGCCCTATCCAACTGGCGCGCCCGGCCGTGCGTTTCAACGGGCGGGTCTGTTCGACCTGCTTTGGCGTCGGGTTACGGCGGTGGGCATTCCGACCGTCACATCGGCCCGTGTCACGGCAGCGCCGCTGGATCGCGACCGCCGGTTGATCCGGCTGGCGGATGGCCGTGCGTTTGGCCCTTTCGATCTGGTCGTCGATGCCGCCGGCGCCGGTTCGCATCTGTCACCCATTCAGACACGACCCCTGTCCTATGGCGCGATTTGGGGAACCGTGCCCTAG
- a CDS encoding DUF2235 domain-containing protein, producing the protein MMPDSSSPSPRSPVTHVVMMDGTFASLAEGQRSSIARIHAVLRGKYGPLPEGAGRLRLHYAAGQQWNHWRTIPELASGTGMEARIGEAYGWLASGYAPGDQIFLLGYSRGAFAVRSLAGMIGRIGLLRDRYATERHIRLAWRYYQDGGDAKIMAAFHKRRCHAQVPIRMVGCFDTVMALGIRLPLLWMLTEPRHRFHDAHLGADVDFGFQALSLDETRAAFAPLIWDDASQAGRIEQAWFRGAHADIGGQLSGLEFARPLANIPLIWMMERAEAVGLSLPLGWRRNFVTDPTAPSIGNWRRWGKAFLARASRTAGREATELLHPSVALPYPGPALLVRHLARFAAPRRRRLRKPKPAPVTVTGPDAGPEPEQRV; encoded by the coding sequence ATGATGCCCGACTCGTCATCCCCCTCGCCACGTTCGCCCGTCACCCATGTGGTGATGATGGATGGCACATTCGCGTCGCTGGCCGAGGGGCAACGCAGTTCGATTGCGCGCATTCATGCCGTACTGCGCGGCAAGTATGGACCCCTGCCAGAGGGTGCCGGCCGGTTGCGCCTGCACTATGCCGCCGGGCAGCAGTGGAACCATTGGCGAACGATCCCCGAATTGGCCTCGGGCACAGGGATGGAGGCGCGTATCGGCGAGGCCTATGGCTGGCTCGCTTCGGGCTATGCGCCAGGCGACCAGATTTTTCTGCTGGGTTATTCGCGCGGTGCCTTTGCGGTGCGCAGCCTTGCCGGGATGATCGGCCGCATCGGTCTGCTGCGTGATCGCTACGCGACCGAGCGCCATATCCGTCTTGCCTGGCGCTACTATCAGGATGGTGGCGACGCAAAGATCATGGCCGCATTTCACAAACGGCGCTGCCACGCGCAGGTGCCGATCCGCATGGTCGGGTGTTTTGACACCGTGATGGCGTTGGGTATCCGGCTGCCGTTGTTGTGGATGCTGACCGAACCGCGCCATCGCTTTCATGATGCTCATCTGGGTGCGGATGTGGATTTCGGCTTTCAGGCATTGTCACTGGATGAGACGAGGGCGGCATTCGCGCCGCTGATATGGGATGATGCCAGTCAGGCAGGCCGGATCGAACAGGCATGGTTTCGTGGGGCGCATGCGGATATCGGCGGACAGTTATCGGGGCTGGAATTTGCAAGACCTTTGGCCAATATCCCATTGATCTGGATGATGGAACGGGCCGAGGCGGTGGGGCTGTCCTTGCCGCTTGGCTGGCGGCGGAACTTTGTGACCGACCCGACCGCGCCGTCGATTGGCAATTGGCGGCGTTGGGGCAAGGCGTTCCTGGCGCGAGCCTCGCGCACGGCGGGGCGCGAGGCGACCGAACTGCTGCACCCATCCGTCGCGCTGCCCTATCCCGGCCCGGCACTTTTGGTCCGCCATCTGGCCCGCTTCGCAGCACCTCGCCGGCGCAGATTGCGGAAGCCCAAACCTGCGCCTGTGACCGTCACAGGTCCCGATGCGGGGCCCGAGCCCGAGCAGCGGGTCTAG